The genomic region AATAAATCTTAATGCTATAAGTTTAAGAAAGCTCTTTAGCCTTACGCTTACGCTCATTCTCATCAAGATATATTTTACGTATCCTTAAGTAATTAGGCGTTACCTCTACATACTCGTCTTTTTGAATATATTCTAGTGCCTCTTCAAGAGTAAATTTAATCGGCGGTGCGATTTTTACCTTATCATCGTTACCTGCACTACGTACGTTAGAAAGTTTTTTAGTTTTAGTAAGGTTAATCGCTAGATCATCTGGTCTAGAGTTCTCACCTACTACCTGACCTCCATAAATTTCCTCACCTGGATGAATAAAGAACTTACCACGATCTTGTAACTTATCCATTGAATAAGGAATAGATGTACCTGTCTCCATAGATATCATAGATCCATTAATACGACCTGCTATTTCACCTTTATAAGGTTCAAAACCTACAAAACGGTGATTCATTATAGCCTCACCAGCAGTAGCGGTGATCAATTGATTACGTAATCCTATAATACCACGAGAAGGAATTTTAAATTCACAAACCATACGCTCACCTTTAGGTGCCATACTAGTCATTTCTCCTTTTCTTAAAGTAACCATTTCAACAGCCTTACCACTTACCGCTTCTGGTAAATCTATAGTAAGCTCTTCAATAGGCTCACATTTAACACCATCTATTTCTTTAATGATAACTTGTGGTTGTCCTATTTGTAACTCATAACCTTCACGACGCATCGTTTCAATTAAAACAGACAAGTGTAATACACCACGACCAAAAACCATAAACTTATCTGCACTACCAGTATCATGTACTTGTAAAGCAAGATTCTTTTCTAGTTCTTTAGTTAAACGATCGTTAATGTGACGAGAAGTCACAAACTTTCCATCTTTACCAAAGAAAGGAGAATCGTTAATAGTAAATAACATACTCATCGTAGGCTCATCAATTGCAATTGTTTCCATAGCCTCAGGATTTTCAAAATCTGCAACGCTGTCACCTATTTCAAAACCTTCTAAACCTACAATTGCACAAATATCACCAGCCATTACTTCTTGAGCTTTGGCTTTACCCATTCCATCAAAGACATAGACTTCTTTAACTTTAGTCTTTGTCATAGAGCCGTCACGTTTACAAAGAGTCACATTTTGACCTTCTTTTATAGAACCTCTTTTAATACGTCCTATCGCAATACGACCAGTGTAGTTAGAGAAATCTAATGAAGTAATTAATAATTGAGTCGTTCCTTCTTCAACTTTTGGAGCAGGAACATGCTCAATAACCATATCTAATAATGGCTCTATATTAGTTGTTTCATTTTGCCAGTCATCAGACATCCAGTTATTTTTTGCACTACCATATACGGTAGGAAAATCTAGCTGCCATTCTTCTGCACCTAATTCAAACATTAAGTCAAAAACAGATTCATGCACCTCATCAGGTGTACAGTTTTCTTTATCTACTTTATTGACAACTACACATGGCTTAAGACCTAGGTCTATCGCTTTTTGTAGTACAAAACGAGTCTGTGGCATAGGACCTTCAAATGCATCTACTAAAAGTAGAACACCATCTGCCATGTTTAATACACGTTCTACCTCACCACCAAAATCGGCGTGACCAGGTGTATCAATGATATTAATTTTAGTCCCTTTATACATAACTGAAACGTTCTTTGCAAGGATTGTAATCCCACGTTCACGTTCAATGTCATTGTTATCAAGGATTAATTCTCCTGTCGTCTCGTTCTCACGGAAAATCTCACAGTGGTGTAAAATCTTGTCTACTAACGTAGTCTTACCGTGGTCTACGTGAGCAATAATCGCAATGTTTCTAATGTCTTTCATAAAAATAACGCTTGTTAGCGGCTGCAAAAATAGGCTTATTTATTGGTTTTTAGCGCTTTATTGAAATATTTGCACAGCTTCTTTCAATTACTTGATTTTCAATAGCCTTAAATCTAATTGATATTTCGCTTTCGCGAAAGCGAATCATTAAACCATAACCGTTTATTAGTTCATGCATCTGATAAATATATTTTAGCCTCAATCGTTAAGTCTTTCTTAATCATTGGGAATAAAGTGACGTTTCATTTTGTTAGGTATTTGTAAATCATACCTTTGCCGCTGATAGAAAAATATCAATTTTTATGAGTCAAGTTAAAGCAAATGACACTGTAAAGGTGCATTACACAGGTAAATTAAAAGCAACAGGACAGGTCTTTGATACATCTGCAGACAGAGAGCCATTAGAAGCTCAACTAGGTCAAGGAATGTTGATCCCAGGTTTTGAGAACGGTCTAATAGACATGAAGGTAAATGAAAAGAAAACTATTGAAATCCCTAAGGAAGAGGCTTATGGTGAAGTAATGGAAGAACTTTTTCATAAAGTAGATAGAGCCCAATTACCACAAGAAGTACAACCTGAAGTAGGAATGGGATTGATCTCTCAAAACCCTGATGGAACAGAAAGACAATTGCGCGTTGCAGATGTTCAGGAAGACCACATCGTCGTTGATGCTAACCATCCACTAGCTGGTCAGGACCTTGTGTTTGAACTAGAAGTAATAGGAATCAATTAAGAATTCTTCAACCATATACGAAAAAGCCTGTCGATGTATTAACAGGCTTTTTTATTTTTATCGCTTTTCAACTTATATAATTTAATCTATTACCACCGCACGTGATATAGGCGTATCACTTTTCACAACAACAAATGTTGATATCGGGTAAAAAGAATTATCTGTAGTCGTATTAGTCCAGTTTTCAAAACCATATTCAAAGGTAAAAGTCGTACCTGCCATACTGGATGTAAATGAGTCTATTCTTGTAGGCACTTCCATTCCCGGACACCATCCAGCTCGATCTGGAGTCCAGTTTCCTGGTGCTTGATTGCTAACTGGATTAGAAGCACATCCCAGAGGACCCAAATTATGCTGAAACATATTTGCGCCATTGATACTCACACTATGCGTTCTATAGCACCATTCAGCACAAGTACGACCATCTGGATCACCAGATGCTGCTTGTCCCCATCCAGATATTATAGTACGCAAATGTGTATTCTGGGCATTTGAAGGAATATTAATCGAACGTGTAAGATCAAAGGTATGTGCGACACCATATGGCACACCTGCTTGTGAGCCATTATCATAATTTAGAACTCTAGTGATACCATAATATTGATAATCTGGTGTTCCTTCTATATAATCAAAGTCTACACTGACCTCATAACCTTTTGCATTCCAGCATTCAGTTCTTATTCTCAATTCTACATTCCCGGTTAGAATTGATTTAAAATCAGTGACATCAAATTCAAATCCTCTAGGTAACTGACTGTTATCATTCCAGTATGGTGTTATAAATCTAGCCATTTCATAACGCTCACCAGATACAGGATCTGTGACCTTTACGTTTGCATAAACATCCCACTCATCACATCCTCCTGATGGACATGTTAATTTAACATACATTTTTATAGCCTCTATATTACTTAGATCATTATGAAGATTGAAAGATTGTACTGATGTTTGATTAAATCCACCACCAAAAGCGACTCTAGTTCTATTAAAGGTTAGATAGTTATGTATAACTGGTGTACCTGATCCATTAAGTGCTATTACGATATCGTTTGCTATGTCGGTATTTTGAATAACGATATTTTCTTGAAACGTATTTATTGCATCTGGAATGAATCTAACAAAAATCAAACTTGAAGTAGATATAACTGGCAAATTAAGTTGTGTAGAAAATGTAGAACCATCAACCGATAATTCAAATGGACTAGTCGTTGTAAGATTGATGTCACTGCTTAAATTTGCATGGCTTAAAGTAAAGGACTTCAATTGTGAATTTTGACCTACTTGAGTATCTTCAAAAGACAGACTACTCAAAGATGCCGTTAATGATGGCATATTCCCAGAACCATTAGAGCCTGAATCGTCGTTTTCTTCAGAACTACATTGTAAAAAGATTACAGCAATTATCAAAACACTAAAATATTTAGTTGCTTTAAGAAATTTATTCATCTTGTAACGTTTTTGTTTAGTGCAATTTAAAATAAAAGTCCGTTCATTATATAAATCAACTCATACACTTTAATATTGCAGGAAAGAGGTTAGTATATAGGATAGAGTATTGAGAACAAAAGCTGTTTAATAACTTGAACTTAAAGCCTCTAAATGGTATCTTTGCAATCTTCAAAAAATGAGTCAAGAATATGTTTGATAATTTAACTGACAAACTCGATAAAGCCATGCACGTCCTTAAAGGACATGGAAGCATTACCGAAGTAAACGTTGCAGATACTCTTAAAGAAATACGTCGCGCCCTAGTGGATGCAGATGTTAACTATAAAATCGCTAAAGAATTTACCTCACGTGCAAAAGAAAAAGCACTAGGTCAAGGCGTATTAACAACTCTTAAACCAGGTCAACTTCTTACAAAAATTGTAAAAGATGAACTTACAGAGTTAATGGGTGGCGATGTAACGGGATTAAACTTAACTGGTAATCCTACCGTTATTTTAATGTCTGGATTACAAGGTTCTGGTAAAACAACATTTTCAGGTAAACTAGCAAACTTTTTAAAATCTAAAAAGAGTAAAAGACCTCTTTTAGTGGCTTGTGACATATATCGTCCAGCAGCTATTGATCAGTTGCATGTGGTAGGAGAAAGTGTAGGCGTTGAAGTATATTCTAATCGTGATGAAAAGGATCCTGTAAAAATTTCGCAAGATGCTATTTTACATGCAAAACAAAATGGCTTTAATGTTGTTATTATAGATACCGCAGGTCGTCTTGCTGTTGATGAACAAATGATGACTGAGATTGCAAATGTGCACGCTGCAGTTAAACCTCAAGAAACACTTTTTGTAGTTGACTCTATGACAGGTCAGGATGCGGTTAATACAGCCAAAGCATTTAATGAACGATTAAACTTTGATGGTGTTATACTTACTAAATTAGATGGTGATACACGTGGTGGTGCAGCATTATCTATTAAATCTGTTGTTGATAAGCCTATTAAATTTATAGGTACTGGTGAGAAGATGGAAGCAATTGATGTTTTCTATCCTTCACGTATGGCAGATCGTATTCTGGGAATGGGTGATGTTGTTTCTCTTGTAGAGCGCGCTCAAGAACAGTTTGATGAAGAGCAAGCTCGCAAATTGAGTAAAAAAATTGCCAAAAATCAATTTGGCTTTGATGATTTTCTATCTCAAATACAGCAAATTAAAAAAATGGGTAACATGAAGGACCTTATGGGAATGATTCCTGGTGCCGGAAAAATGCTTAAAGATGTAGATATTGATGATGATGCATTCAAAGGTATTGAAGCAATTATTCATTCTATGACTATAGAAGAAAGAACACGTCCACAAGTGATTAACGGCTCTCGTAAAAAAAGAATCGCAAAAGGTAGTGGTACAACAGTTACTGAAGTGAACCAACTTTTAAAGCAATTTGATCAAATGAGTAAGATGATGAAAATGATGCAAGGTGGAAAAGGTAAAGCCATGATGAATGCCTTAGGAAAAATGAGGTAGATCTACATCAATTACTTAAACATTAAAATCCTGAGTTCGCCTCAGGATTTTTTTTTACTTTTTTTAAGTACGCAATCCTTATCGTTAACAAGTAGATAATAAGTGTATCCATATAAATTTTAAAATTTGATGCATTTGAGTGAATTTTACAGCAACATTAACCTTCACACACAACTATGATTATTCTCGACGGAAAAAAAACCAGTAACGACATCAAGAACGAAATCACAGAAATCGTTCAAGAAATGAAAAACAACGGTGAGAAAGTACCTCATCTAGCCGCAGTAATTGTAGGAAATGATGGAGCTAGTCTTACATATGTAGGATCTAAAGTACGCGCTTGTGAACGTGTTGGTTTTGAAAGTACTATGGTACGTATGCCTAATACGACTAGTGAAACTGAATTATTAAAAGAGATTGAAAAACTAAATAATAATCCAGACGTAGATGGATTTATTGTTCAACTGCCACTTCCTAAACAAATCGATACACAAAAGGTATTAATGGCTGTTGACCCAGATAAAGATGTAGACGGCTTCCACCCTACTAACTTTGGTAGAATGGCATTAGACATGAGTACATTTATACCAGCCACTCCTTTTGGTATACTAGAATTATTAGATCGTTATAATGTAGATACACAAGGTAAACATACTGTTGTGATAGGACGCTCTCACATAGTAGGAAGACCGATGAGTATACTTATGGGAAGAAAAGGTTTCCCTGGCAACTCCACCGTTACATTAACACACAGTCACACCAAAAACATCACACAAATAACCTCTCAAGCAGACATTATCATTACAGCACTAGGTGTCCCTGGATTTTTAAAAGCAGAAATGGTTAAAGATGATGCGGTAATCATTGATGTAGGTATCACACGTGTGCCAGATGAATCTCGCGAGCGAGGATATTATATTACAGGTGACGTAGATTATGAAAACGTAGCAAAAAAAGCTAGTCACATTACTCCAGTACCTGGTGGTGTAGGCCCTATGACTATTGCCATGTTGCTTAAAAATACATTGTTAGCTAGAGAAAGACATAGAGCTGCTAATAGATAATATATTCTATAAAAAAAGTCCTACTTCAGTTAAGTAGGACTTTTTTTAAAATCATTATTACTTAAAATTATTTACCGCCATTTGCTTGCAAATCTGCAATACATTGAGCGTCTAATTGCGCTATACCTGACCCCATTATATTCATCATGTTTAATGGATTAAACGTTTCTAACTGTGCATTCATTAAACAACCATCAACATTACAATGTGCACTGTTTGTATCATCCTCATGATCTGATTGTAAGGCAGTGCCTATGTTAACTAATCCCATTATATGTGCAAACTCATGCTCATAGACAGCTGTTTCAACATTTACTCTACTAGGCTGGTTTAAACCACCACTCAATTCTTCAATAGTTTTTTGAAACATGACCAGCGATGTATTTCTATAAGCTGTTCCTAAAATAACACTATTACCAGAATCATTTTCATTAGAATCGTCTGTAAACAGTACAAATATGGCAAGAGTATCATCAACACTAAACTGAGTTCTAATGTTATCTTCTAATTGACGTACTTCTGTAATAGAATAAGTACCTAATGCTTGTGCTGGAATTTCCCTTTCTATGATTGAAATCCCACCAGGTTTATGCAGTCTATCATTTAAAAAAGACAGTAAGTTGTTAAGTGATGCCTGTTCAGGTTTAAAACCATCAACATAAATTGCTTCAATAATGATTTTTGAAAACCTAGAATCACTAAGCAACTCATTTGCGCTTGCACCAGTATTGAGAGTATAAGAAAGCTCATCGCTATTTACACCATTATCTTGATCTTTGTCTGAACTACATGCATTTAAACTGGTAATAATAATTAAAAGGCATAATAATTGAAATATCTTTCTCATATCTTATATTTTCACACAAAATAAATTTAAAAAATGAAACAATCTATTAAACTGTTCCTAACACTTGTTATTTTTTCCGCTTTCGCGAAAGCGCAATCTGGAGAATCTTACCAATCCTTAATGATGAAGTACTTTGAAGTGAGCGGTATAGACACAGAGTATAATGCTGCCTATGATGGTATGATGCAAATGTTTAAAGATGCATATCAAACACAAGATGTGCCGGCATCTGTATGGCAAAAGTACGATTCAAATAAAACAGCATCTGTAGCAAAATTAAAAGGCATTTTAGCTAGTGAGTATCGTAGTATTTTTGATGATAAACAAGACCTTATTAACCTTATTAATTTCTACACATCTAGCGCTGGTAAGCAATTAAAGTCTGACCCTAATGCCATGAGTGAAGATGATAAAAAAGCTTATGAAGCTTTTAGAGTATCTAATACAGGTACAAAACTTTTTGGCCGTATGGATCGTATCAATAAAGCAAAAGAAACAGCTAGTATTTACTGGTCAAGAGAGCTTTTTTGTCAAGTAACCGGTGAATTAAAAGAACTAGGTTACACCAGCTCTATGCCTATGGGAAGCTGTAACTAATGGAAGAGTTTTTAAAATCTTTACCTCAACTTGCGGCCCAGAAAAAAAAAGAAAACCAGGTCTATTTTAAAAAGCTCAAAAAAAAGGCTCCTAAAAATTTAGATGGTCTCATGCAAGATTTACATGACGAGACCTTTGAAGAAGTAGATTGTTTGAGCTGCGCAAATTGTTGTAAGACGACTGGACCATTGTTCACCCATAAAGATATTGATAGAATAGCAAAGCATTTCAGAATGAAACCCAGCGATTTTATTGATCAATTTTTACGCATAGATGAAGATAAAGACTATGTATTACAAAAGGTTCCATGTCATTTTCTAGGAGCAGATAATTATTGTTCTATCTATGACGTACGCCCTAAAGCTTGTAGAGAATACCCACATACAGACCGGCGTAAAATCTATCAGATAGGTAATCTTACCGTTAAGAATACCTTTATATGTCCCGCGACATTTAAAATTGTCGAAAAAATGAAAGCCTCAATTCCTATGAATTGAGGCTTTTTAATTGGCACAATTTAACAAGTAAATGCTAATCATCGTTAAAATAAATACAGAATTCATTGAGCTTATATATATTTGAATCAATGAAAAAGTATATCCCTTTTATTCTCATGCTTATCGTGGTAGCATGTAGTAAACCTAAACCTCAAAAAGCTGAGGTGATAGGCTTAGAAGATATTGCATCTTTAACAGGTAATTATCCTGATAAGATACAAGTAATTAATTTTTGGGCAACGTGGTGCAAGCCTTGTGTGGATGAATTACCTGCTTTTGAAAAACTAAAAGCCACTTATGGAGATAAAATAGAAGTTATTTTAATATCCCTAGATGATGTAGAAAATTTAGAATCTAAAGTCAATCCATTCCTAGAAAAGCACAACATACAATCCCAAGTAAGATTACTAGATTATCCATACGCGGCAGAATATATACCTATGATAGATCCGCATTGGGATGGAGCTATACCTGTAACATTAATTAAATATAAAAGAGAGCACAAATTCTTTAATCAAAGTTTTGAATTTAAAGAATTAGATTTTGAAGTTTCTGCTCTTTTAGAAGAATAATAAATATCATGAAAACACTTAAAATATTAACTGTTGTAGCCATTGTGGCACTAGTAGGGATTCTAGCGAGTGGTGTTCTTAACTTTGGATCAACAGCAATGGATGAAAATGAAATAGAAAGTGCCATTAATGACTCTAATGTCACAGATCAGGCACCAGTTAGAAAAGGCTATGACATTGGTGATAAGGCAACAGATTTTAATTTAAAAAATGTTGACGGAAAAATGGTCTCGCTTAAAGATTATAGCGATGCACAAGGTTTTATAATAATTTTTACTTGTAATCACTGCCCTTACTCTGTAGCATATGAGGATAGAATTATAGCACTCGATAAAGAGTTTAAAGATCAAGGATATCCAGTAATAGCCATTAACCCTAATAATCCAGAAGCTTATCCAGAAGATAGTTATGATAATATGAAGATAAGAGCTCAAAATAAAGGGTTTACATTTCCATATTTATTTGATGCTGGACAGAAAATATATCCACAATATGGCGCTACTAAAACACCGCATGTCTTTTTACTAAAAAAAGAAGGTGCAAATAATGTAGTTAAATATATAGGTGCAATTGACGATAATCATAAAGATGCTAAGGCAATAAAAAATGATTATCTAAGAGACGCTGTTAATAATTTAATTAACGGTAAAGAAATTGAAACAACTAAGACGGTCGCTATAGGTTGTTCTATTAAAAGTTAAAGACTATAAATTTTATTGATAGAGAACCCGTGTTTATACATGGGTTTTCTTATTTGGTAAACGGTCAAAATTGTATTTTTGTAAAAAGAATAGATTACCCAAACATGATTTTAGAACAACATTATACTAAATGTCTAGCTCAAGGTGCGTACTATATAGCATCTGCTGGCGAGGCTGTCATTATAGATCCATTAAGAGAAGTTCAACAATACATCGACCGTGCAGCACAAGATAATGTGACCATAAAGTATGTTTTTCTAACACATTTTCATGCAGACTTTGTTTCTGGACATGTTGATCTCGCAGATAAAACTGGCGCAACGATTGTTTTAGGTCCTAATGCTGAGACAAGTTACGCTTTCGCGAAAGCGAAACATGGACAAGTTTTCAAGGTAGGTGACGTAAGCTTCACACTACTACACACGCCAGGTCACACCATGGAATCATCGTGCTATCTACTGAGAGATGAAGAAGGAATTGAGAAAGCAATATTTACTGGTGATACTCTATTTATAGGAGATGTAGGAAGACCTGATCTAGCTGCAAAATCAGATTTGAGTACAGAAGATCTAGCTGGACATCTTTATGATTCCTTACGCAAAGAAATCATGACGCTAACTGATGATATTATTGTTTATCCGGCGCATGGTGCTGGAAGCGCTTGTGGTAAAAGTATGAGTAAAGAAACCTATGACACCTTAGGAAATCAAAAGAAAACAAACTATGCCCTTGCTGAAGATTTAAGTAAAGAAGACTTTATTAAAGAATTAACAACAGGTATTGCTCCACCACCAGCGTATTTTCCAAAAAATGTATGGATGAATAAAGGAGTCAATTCTAGCATCGATGAGATTATTGCTAGAGGAAATACACCTATGAATGCCGTGTCGTTTAAGGCACTTGTCGATGATAACGAATACTTAGTTCTAGATGTAAGATCACCACAAGAATATACTGCTTGCAGCATACCAGGATCTTGGTTCATAGGTCTAGATGGTCAATTTGCCCCATGGATAGGCGCATTAATTGAAGACATCGATCAAAAAATAATCTTTATCGCTCCTGAAGGTCGAGAAGAAGAAACCGTTACTAGATTAGCTAGAGTAGGTTATGACAATGCTTTAGGATATCTTAACGGCGGCATCGAGGCATGGAAAAATGCTGGTTTTGCAACGCAACAGATTAAAAATATTACTGCACAAGAGTTTATAGATGGTCTATCTGATAATAGCATATTAAATCCTATAGATGCTCGTAAACCTGGTGAATACAATAATGGTCATGTAAACGGAGTTCCTTTATATACCTTAGACAATATACATACTGATGTTGATACATTAAAGGCTGATTATACCTACCATATTTATTGCGGTGGTGGTTATCGCTCAGTAATTTTTGCAAGTATTGCTGCTGCAAATGGCATAAATAATGTTGTCAATGTTGAAGGTGGCTATGGAGCTATAAAAAAGACTAATTTAGGAACTCAAAAAATTGTAGAAACAACAACTTGTTCACTTTAATATGAAAGACATCACAAAACAAGAATGGAAAGAACTTATTGCATCAGATGACAATGCTGTAATAATAGATGTGCGCACTGCAGACGAAGTTGCAGAAGGTATGATTCCTAATGCATTGCATCACGATATATTTCAACCACAAGAGCTAATGGCAGCGCTTCAAGAAATGGATAAGTCTAAAAATTACTATATCTACTGCCGTAGCGGTGGACGTAGTGGTCAGGCTTGTCAAATTATGAATCAAATGGGCTTTGAAACAACTTATAATCTTTTAGGCGGTTTTAGTGAGTGGGATGGCGATGTTGCTTAACCTATATACAAAATGAAAAAAATAATTCTTTTATTAAGCTTAATCTGTACGATAGCTTTAACTCAAAGCTGCTTTGAGGCTAAAGCTGGCACTGTTGAATTAGTCAGCTCTGAGGAGGCTGCAGATATCATAAAATCGCAATCAGCACAATTAGTTGATGTGCGTAGTAAAGAACAATTTGAAGCTGGTCACATAGAAGGTGCTATCAATATACCTGTAGACAGTGAAAATTTAAATGAAATCATAGCCGGACTTAATGTCAAAGAACCTGTACTGGTATATTGTAATGGTGGTAGGCAAAGTGCACAATGTGCTAAGATTTTAGAAGATAAAGGATTTATTAAAATATTTGATCTCGATGGTGGCTTAAGTAAATGGACTACTAGCGGCAGAGAGATCGTTTTAAAAACTAACGAATAACTAATGCAATTATCTGACATTCCACAAATCAAGCATGTAGATGCTGACAATTTCTTTTTACTTGCTGGCCCATGTGCTATAGAAGGTGAAGACATGGCATTGCGCATCGCAGAAAAAGTGGTTAAAATCACTGATAAGCTTAATATCCCTTACGTATTTAAAGGAAGTTTTAAAAAAGCAAATCGTAGCCGTATAGATAGTTTTACAGGTATAGGCGATGAGAAAGCGTTGAAAATATTGCGTAAAGTTTCTGAAACTTTTGGAGTACCTACCGTAACAGATATCCACGAAGTTAGTGATGCAGCTATGGCTGCAGAGTATGTCGACATTCTACAAATCCCTGCTTTTTTAGTAAGGCAAACTGATTTAGTAGTTGCTGCTGCACAAACGGGTAAAGTAGTGAACCTTAAGAAAGGACAATTTATGTCGCCAGAGGCTATGAAACATGCAGTACAAAAAGTGAAAGATTCTGGTAGCGATAAAGCTTGGATTACTGATCGCGGAACTATGTTTGGTTATCAAGATATGATTGTAGACTTTAGAGGTATACCGACCATGCGCGAGTTTGCTCCAACGGTACTAGATGTTACTCACAGCTTGCAACAGCCTAATCAAACTAGCGGTGTTACCGGTGGACGACCTAACATGATAGAAACTATAGCTCGAGCTGGTATTGTCAACCAGGTTGATGGTTTATTTATAGAAACTCATTTTGATCCTGCAAATGCAAAAAGTGATGGTGCAAATATGCTAGATCTTCAATATTTAGAAGGTTTACTATCCCGATTAGTTGCAATTAGAAAAACGATTCAATCTTTTAATTAAAAATTTTTCAAATAATTGAAAAGCCTGCAAATGTATATTTGCTGGCTTTTTTTTGTTTAATTATTATCATTTGTGAAGTACAAGTGTTAAACATTTCCCATTCTGTAACAATGTAAAAAATGTGGAGTCCTATTTTATATACATCTAACAACTAAAACTTTACATTATGAAAAATTACATTTTTATTGCAACATTCTTTATGGCATTTATAGGATTTGCACAAACAAGCATGGAAGTAGAATCCTTTTCAAAAATTAAAATTGACGCTGACGCACAAATTGAAATTGTATATTCAACAAAAGATCAAGTGATGTTTAATGTTGATGAAAATCAACTTAAAGATTTCACTATCTCATCAGACAATGGCTCTTTAACCATTAAACAAAATGGAAATTCGATTGATGGACTTAAAATTCGTATTTATACCAATCAGCTTAAAGGTATGGCGGTAAATGGAAACGGTAATGTCACCTTAACAAAATTTACTAAAATGGAGAATCTATATTTATCAATGAAAGGCTCTTATACTGTAGACACTGGCGAGGCAAATATTAAAAACTTTACCATATCGAGAGATGCTAACAGTAAAGCCATTCATGAAAATGCAGTAGAAGTTAAAGAAAGCGTTAACGGAACCTTACTTATAGTAAATGGATAACATTTAATTGCTCTAACTATTAACTAAAAGCCCTTTCTTTTAAAGAAAGGGCTTTTTATTTTCAATATGTTTATCTTAAACTTTGTAATAAATTAGTAGTCATAAAGAAAATATTATGAGAATCCAGTTTTACTTTCTACTTTTTATTGCTTCAATCACAATTTCATGTCAGAATGAAAAAGATGATTATATCCCTACAGACCAGGTAATATTGTCTAACG from Nonlabens arenilitoris harbors:
- the typA gene encoding translational GTPase TypA, with the protein product MKDIRNIAIIAHVDHGKTTLVDKILHHCEIFRENETTGELILDNNDIERERGITILAKNVSVMYKGTKINIIDTPGHADFGGEVERVLNMADGVLLLVDAFEGPMPQTRFVLQKAIDLGLKPCVVVNKVDKENCTPDEVHESVFDLMFELGAEEWQLDFPTVYGSAKNNWMSDDWQNETTNIEPLLDMVIEHVPAPKVEEGTTQLLITSLDFSNYTGRIAIGRIKRGSIKEGQNVTLCKRDGSMTKTKVKEVYVFDGMGKAKAQEVMAGDICAIVGLEGFEIGDSVADFENPEAMETIAIDEPTMSMLFTINDSPFFGKDGKFVTSRHINDRLTKELEKNLALQVHDTGSADKFMVFGRGVLHLSVLIETMRREGYELQIGQPQVIIKEIDGVKCEPIEELTIDLPEAVSGKAVEMVTLRKGEMTSMAPKGERMVCEFKIPSRGIIGLRNQLITATAGEAIMNHRFVGFEPYKGEIAGRINGSMISMETGTSIPYSMDKLQDRGKFFIHPGEEIYGGQVVGENSRPDDLAINLTKTKKLSNVRSAGNDDKVKIAPPIKFTLEEALEYIQKDEYVEVTPNYLRIRKIYLDENERKRKAKELS
- a CDS encoding FKBP-type peptidyl-prolyl cis-trans isomerase codes for the protein MSQVKANDTVKVHYTGKLKATGQVFDTSADREPLEAQLGQGMLIPGFENGLIDMKVNEKKTIEIPKEEAYGEVMEELFHKVDRAQLPQEVQPEVGMGLISQNPDGTERQLRVADVQEDHIVVDANHPLAGQDLVFELEVIGIN
- a CDS encoding peptide-N-glycosidase F-related protein, encoding MNKFLKATKYFSVLIIAVIFLQCSSEENDDSGSNGSGNMPSLTASLSSLSFEDTQVGQNSQLKSFTLSHANLSSDINLTTTSPFELSVDGSTFSTQLNLPVISTSSLIFVRFIPDAINTFQENIVIQNTDIANDIVIALNGSGTPVIHNYLTFNRTRVAFGGGFNQTSVQSFNLHNDLSNIEAIKMYVKLTCPSGGCDEWDVYANVKVTDPVSGERYEMARFITPYWNDNSQLPRGFEFDVTDFKSILTGNVELRIRTECWNAKGYEVSVDFDYIEGTPDYQYYGITRVLNYDNGSQAGVPYGVAHTFDLTRSINIPSNAQNTHLRTIISGWGQAASGDPDGRTCAEWCYRTHSVSINGANMFQHNLGPLGCASNPVSNQAPGNWTPDRAGWCPGMEVPTRIDSFTSSMAGTTFTFEYGFENWTNTTTDNSFYPISTFVVVKSDTPISRAVVID
- the ffh gene encoding signal recognition particle protein, with the translated sequence MFDNLTDKLDKAMHVLKGHGSITEVNVADTLKEIRRALVDADVNYKIAKEFTSRAKEKALGQGVLTTLKPGQLLTKIVKDELTELMGGDVTGLNLTGNPTVILMSGLQGSGKTTFSGKLANFLKSKKSKRPLLVACDIYRPAAIDQLHVVGESVGVEVYSNRDEKDPVKISQDAILHAKQNGFNVVIIDTAGRLAVDEQMMTEIANVHAAVKPQETLFVVDSMTGQDAVNTAKAFNERLNFDGVILTKLDGDTRGGAALSIKSVVDKPIKFIGTGEKMEAIDVFYPSRMADRILGMGDVVSLVERAQEQFDEEQARKLSKKIAKNQFGFDDFLSQIQQIKKMGNMKDLMGMIPGAGKMLKDVDIDDDAFKGIEAIIHSMTIEERTRPQVINGSRKKRIAKGSGTTVTEVNQLLKQFDQMSKMMKMMQGGKGKAMMNALGKMR
- a CDS encoding bifunctional 5,10-methylenetetrahydrofolate dehydrogenase/5,10-methenyltetrahydrofolate cyclohydrolase translates to MIILDGKKTSNDIKNEITEIVQEMKNNGEKVPHLAAVIVGNDGASLTYVGSKVRACERVGFESTMVRMPNTTSETELLKEIEKLNNNPDVDGFIVQLPLPKQIDTQKVLMAVDPDKDVDGFHPTNFGRMALDMSTFIPATPFGILELLDRYNVDTQGKHTVVIGRSHIVGRPMSILMGRKGFPGNSTVTLTHSHTKNITQITSQADIIITALGVPGFLKAEMVKDDAVIIDVGITRVPDESRERGYYITGDVDYENVAKKASHITPVPGGVGPMTIAMLLKNTLLARERHRAANR